One region of Eupeodes corollae chromosome 1, idEupCoro1.1, whole genome shotgun sequence genomic DNA includes:
- the LOC129951196 gene encoding uncharacterized protein LOC129951196, whose translation MIPDKTVTEALTLLQVFTSFFPHIYLPYFLNVKRLFHYSSILNIREFKTITNRLKELGAKLDDVKANVLKEQLCAQDYLKLEKEERNLEQQRAQCQTLQFKIQFTVEKEESESITFLDVKIYRENDRLSFDWYQKDTASERLVNFRSNQAKHIRMNTASNLINKVFALSDSKYHSDNEKKVTQILIDNSFPINIIRNLILRQKHQVSSGNKLEEKNGVYKSVVYVPKLSENFKKVVAKNNPNVNLAYKSNQTVASLFTCLKTKTDKDRRSDVVYKINCKGKPDEPCNLCYIGTTKQLLRQRMANHKSDISLKNPEKTALACHTIETGHQPDFEGVQFLATEKHTSKRYTLETLHIINKKNNMNRKQDTQNISAVYCSLVSDTNNSNSLHLTVTSLQSRKRFKFYLF comes from the exons atgataccCGATAAAACTGTTACTGAAGCTTTAACACTTCTGCAAGTCTTCACGTCGTTCTTTCCTCATATTTATCTGCCATATTTCTTGAACGTTAAGAGAC TTTTTCATTATTCTTCAATTCTCAATATTCGCGAATTCAAAACCATAACCAATAGACTGAAAGAATTGGGAGCTAAATTGGACGATGTCAAAGCCAATGTCCTGAAGGAACAACTGTGTGCACAAGATTACTTGAAGTTGGagaaagaagaaagaaatttgGAACAACAACGTGCTCAGTGCCAAACACTTCAATTTAAG ATCCAGTTCACCGTAGAGAAGGAAGAAAGTGAGTCAATAACATTCCTAGATGTTAAAATCTATCGGGAAAACGACCGTCTGTCTTTCGACTGGTATCAGAAGGATACGGCATCTGAAAGACTTGTCAATTTCCGATCTAATCAAGCCAAACACATACGCATGAACACAGCTTCCAATCTCATAAATAAAGTCTTTGCGTTGAGTGACTCAAAATACCACTCCGACAATGAGAAAAAAGTAACACAAATACTCATTGACAATAGCTTTCCGATAAACATCATAAGAAACTTGATACTTCGTCAAAAACATCAAGTTTCTTCCGGAAATAAGTTGGAAGAGAAGAATGGTGTTTATAAAAGTGTTGTGTATGTTCCCAAACTCtcggaaaatttcaaaaaagttgtcgcCAAAAACAACCCTAACGTGAACTTAGCATATAAGTCAAACCAGACAGTTGCATCTTTATTTACATGCCTAAAGACGAAAACGGACAAGGATCGCCGCTCAGAcgtagtttacaaaataaactgtaAAGGAAAACCGGACGAGCCATGCAATCTCTGCTACATTGGCACAACTAAACAACTCCTTCGACAAAGAATGGCTAACCATAAATCAGACATTAGCCTAAAAAACCCGGAAAAGACAGCACTAGCATGCCACACCATCGAAACAGGACATCAACCAGACTTTGAAGGAGTCCAATTTCTTGCAACGGAGAAACATACATCCAAACGCTATACGTTAGAAACACTTCacataataaataagaaaaataatatgaaccgcAAACAAGACACTCAAAACATATCCGCAGTTTACTGTTCCTTAGTTTCAGACACAAACAATTCCAACAGTTTACATTTAACAGTGACAAGTCTTCAAAGTCGGaagcgctttaaattttatttgttttaa